In Bicyclus anynana chromosome 13, ilBicAnyn1.1, whole genome shotgun sequence, a genomic segment contains:
- the LOC112043052 gene encoding uncharacterized protein LOC112043052, with protein MLFILLTAILFANRGGAQLSEDSCDASELKTCVESTPRTPVGLPRTKEELDAHCTAYQTGMACMDAWIKKCLPTDGQKLVQQQIGGARVLMRFLCTNDTALRRDFLKEPSCWAIVSPDWSRCVDELQMAVRDISERSQNLVYFNKNSEMCCARDEFVSCVSLAGRACSLAAGTLLRRMAWVLAQDVAACNAQTRAHCAAPLPPLPALAAPLLTAISGALLYPPRL; from the exons ACAGAGGAGGTGCACAGCTAAGCGAGGACAGCTGTGATGCGAGTGAGTTAAAAACGTGTGTGGAGTCGACACCGCGGACCCCTGTGGGGTTACCGAGGACCAAGGAAGAACTGGATGCACATTGCAC GGCGTACCAAACCGGCATGGCGTGCATGGACGCTTGGATCAAGAAATGCTTACCCACTGACGGACAGAAGCTTGTGCAGCAGCAGATAGGGGGCGCCCGAGTCCTCATGAGGTTCCTGTGCACCAATGATACGGCCCTGCGAAGAG acTTCCTGAAGGAGCCATCTTGCTGGGCAATAGTATCGCCCGACTGGTCACGCTGTGTAGACGAGCTACAGATGGCGGTGCGGGACATCTCTGAGCGCTCACAGAACCTCGTCTACTTCAACAAAAACAGTGAAATGTGTTG CGCCCGCGACGAGTTCGTGTCGTGCGTGTCGCTGGCGGGACGCGCATGCTCGCTGGCGGCCGGCACGCTGCTGCGGCGCATGGCGTGGGTGCTGGCGCAGGACGTGGCGGCGTGCAACGCGCAGACGAGGGCTCACTGCGCTGCGCCCTTGCCGCCATTGCCTGCGCTCGCCGCGCCATTGCTCACCGCCATCTCAGGAGCCCTTCTTTACCCGCCTCGACTGTAA